The segment CCGTTTGCTCCGGATCCGGTGCTACGGCGCAGGGTCGTCGCCGACAGGGTCTTGCGGTGGCTGCCGGTCCTGGCCACGGGCATTGTCCTGGTTTCCCTGGTCATCGTGATGGCGTATGTCGTTCGCGAAGGGATGGCAGCGATCAGCTGGGAGTTCCTCACCTCGCTGCCGGGCGCGGTGACCGACCAGGGTGGTGGCGTGGGCAACGGCATCGTGGGCACGTTGATCGTCGTCCTGGTCGCGTCCTTGGTGGCGGTGCCGGTGGGGATCCTGGCGGGTATCTATCTGGCCGAGTTCGGCGACGGGCGCCTCGGCACCCTGCTCCGGTTTTTGACGGAGGTTCTGAGCGGGGTGCCGTCCATCGTGGTGGGCCTGTTCATCTACGGGCTCGTTGTGTTACGCACGGGCACGTTCTCGGCTCTGGCGGGAAGCATCGCCCTGGCCGTGATCATGCTGCCGCTGGTGACCCGCACCACCGAGGAGATGCTGCGCCTCGTCCCCGGGGCTGTGCGCGAGGCGGGACTGGCCCTCGGCATTTCACCCTGGAAGGTGACGTTGCGAATCGTTCTCCCGGCGGCAGCGGGTGGCGTACTGACCGGCGTGATGCTCGCCGTGGCCCGCATCGCAGGCGAGACGGCACCGTTGCTTTTTACGGCGCTCAACAACAATTTCTGGTCCTGGCGTCTCGACCAGCCCATTGCCACCCTCTCGGTCCAGGTGTTTACCTTCGCCTTGACCCCCTTTGAGAACGCGCAGCAGAAGGCGTGGGGCGGGGCGTTCATTCTGATCACCCTGGTCTTGGCCCTGAACATCGTGGCACGGACGCTGGTGGCGCGGCGGCAGGGAGGAGGGACGAACTAAGCCATGGAAGTGCTGCGTGTGGCGGAGAGGGACGCTGCGAGTACGCCCGCGTCCGCCGGCGAAGCGAATACCAGGGAACGGAAGGGTGTCATGGAGAGTTCGATCAAGTTGTCCGTACATGGTTTGTCGGCCTGGTACGGGGATCGCAAGGTCCTGCACGGGGTGAGCCTCGAGGTCGGTGCAAAGGCCATCACCGCCATCATCGGTCCGTCGGGTTGCGGTAAGTCGACCCTGATCCGGTGCCTCAACCGCATGCACGAGGTGGTACCGGGCGCGCGGGTCGAAGGGAGCGTCTACGTGGACGGGGCCGACATCTACGCACCGGGCGTGGACCCGGTGATGGTGCGGCGCCGAATCGGCATGGTGTTCCAGCGGCCGACGCCGTTCCCCACCATGTCCATCTTCGACAACGTGGCCTCGGGGTTGCGTCTGGGTGGGCGTCTTCCGAAGCCGCAGATAGCGGAACGGGTCGAGCAGGCGCTCAGGGCGGCGGCGTTGTGGGACGAGGTGAAGGACCGCCTCAACGCACCGGCCACCGCCCTCTCGGGCGGCCAGCAGCAGCGGCTGTGCATCGCCCGGGCCCTGGCCGTCGACCCGGACGTGCTCCTCCTGGACGAACCCACCTCCGCGCTGGATCCGGCGGCCACAGCCCGGATTGAGGACCTGGTCACGGAACTCAAGCAGCGGTACACCATCGTCATCGTTACGCACAACATGCAGCAGGCGGCCCGCGTCGCGGATCGGACGGCCTTCTTCCTAAACGGCGAGCTGATCGAGTACGGGCCGACGTCGGCGATCTTCACCCGGCCCCGCGACAAGCGAACGGAGGATTACATCACGGGTCGCTTTGGTTGACGTCGGGCTCCCGGCGCCGCCATTGCCGCGAGGCCGGCGGGCGGAGAGATCGTGGCGGTGCAGGCGGCCCGGGCGTTCCGGGGCCAGGGGGAGTGACGTATCCTTGCGCAGGGCGCCCGGTGAGCACCCGGGCGGCCGTGGGGCGCCGTGAGGCCGGTGCCATGGGGCCGCCGCGGAGAGGAGGAATGGGATCATGGCGCGCGTCTCTTACCATGCCGAGCTGGATGCCCTGCGCCGGGACTTGCTGCGCATGGGGACCCAGGTGGAGGAAGGGATCCGGCTGGCGGTGGAATCCCTCAAGGAGCGGAATGCGGAGAAGGCCCACAGGGTCCTGGCGCTGGAGGACGAGGTCGACCGCATGGAGCTGGACATCGAACGGCGCTGCCTGAACCTGATCGCCCTGCAACAGCCCATGGCAGGCGACCTGCGGCAGATCGGCATGACCCTAAAGGTGATCACCGACCTGGAACGCATGGCCGATCACGCCCACGACATCGCCAAAGTGACGTTGCGCCTGGGCGATGAGCCTCTGATCAAGCCGCTGGTGGACATTCCGCGCATGGCGGAGGTCGCGGAGAAGATGGTGCGGGATGGCCTGAAGGCCTTCGTCGAAGGCGACGTGGAACTGGCCCGGGCCATGGTGGCCCGGGACGATGAGCTGGACCACCTGTTCAACCAGATCTTCCGCGAGCTCTTGATGATCATGCGCGAAAAGCCGGGCACGGTGGACCAGGCCACCCAGCTGCTGATGGTGGGCTCCCACCTGGAGCGCATCGGCGACCACGCGACCAACCTGGCCGAGTGGGTGATCTACCTGGTGACCGGCGTCCGCCAGGAGCTCAATGACTGAGCCGGACTTCCGGTGCGGCGCCAACGCGACAAGGGGGCTCGACGTGTGGCGAAGCGCTTGATGTTCCTGTGCACCGGCAATTCGGCGCGGAGCCAGATGGCGGAAGGACTGGCCAGATCCTTGCTCGGAGGGACCTGGGAGGTGTACAGCGCAGGCCTGGATCCGAAGGGGGTACACCCGCTGGCCGTTCGCGCCATGGACGAGATCGGCATCGACATCCGCGCTCAGTCCTCCAAGCCCATCGATCCCGCACTGCTCGACCGGATGGACCTCATCGTCACCCTGTGCGACGATGCGGCCGAGCGCTGCCCGGTGACCCCACCCCACGTGCGGCGGCTGCACTGGTCCCTGCCCGATCCGTCGGCCGTCGAGGGGACGGAAGAACAACGGCTGGCCGCCTTTCGCCGGGTGCGCGACGAGCTGCTCCGGCGTATCCGGCAAGCGTTGCTTCCGCCCGGTCGTCCCGGTCTCGCTCCGGGCGTGGGAGACGGCGGCGAGGAGGAGTGACATGGGGGACACGGAGATGGATGGGGCGCCGCGGGTGTCGTCGCGGCAGGCGCTGAACCGGTACCCGATCATCCCGGCGGTGCGGCGGGAAGAAGACCTGGACGCGGCCCTGGGCTCGCCGGCGGGAGCCTTGTTCCTGCTCAGCGCCAGCTTGCTCACCCTGCCGCGGGTGATCGAGCGCTGCCGGGCTGCGGGCAAGGCCGTGTTCGTCCACTACGACCTGGTGGAGGGGCTGGCGGGCGATCGCAGCGGGGTCGAGTTCCTGGCCCGCTACGCCCGGCCCGACGGGATCATCACCACCCGCAGCACCGTGACCCGCTACAGCCTGGAGGCGGGTCTGGAGACCATCCTGCGGATCTTCGCCCTGGACAGCGCGGCCGTGGCCACCGCGGTCCAGGTGATCCGGCGCACCCAGCCCGGGGCCGTGGAAGTGCTGCCGGCTTCGCTGCCTGCCTGGGTTTTCGCCGAGATCCGCACCGTGCACGGGGGGCCCCTGGTGGCGGGGGGACTGGTCCGGGTCCTCCCGGACATCAAGAAGGTGCTGGCGGCCGGTGCCACGGCCGTCTCCACCAGTAGTCCTGCCCTGTGGGGCGGGTTGGAGTCCGGTTAGCCCCCAGCGGGTCTCCACCTCGCCCCCCATCCTCCGCCGGCGGTCCGCGGGCACCCACACCCGGCGTGCCGGACCGGGGCCATGGCACCGCCCTTTGCCGGCCGGGGACGATCCCCCGGCACCGCCTCCCGCCCAACGCGCCGGTGTGCTCCGATGGCCGGGGCCCTGCCGTTCGGAATTCCCTCCGTGATCCCCAGGGGACCGGCAGGAGAACGGCGCCCTTCCGCGAAGCCCTTCTTGCAGAACGGCAATCATCATGCAAAATCCGCTGCCTCAAGGCGCGGCACCCGCTGGCATGGGCCGGAGACCTGGGAGAAAGGCCCTGCGCAAGGCGCACCACGCTTCGCGCAGGGCTTTCCTGCTTTGGGCCCGGTGCGCGGATGGGCCACCGGCCGGGGCGGGAACGGGTGGCGCGCCGGCGGGCAGGAAGGGGGGAGGGGGCGGGGCGCGGCGGCGCCAGGGGCCAGGCCGCGCCGGCCGCCCGGCGGGGACGGAGCCCGCGGGGCGGGCAGGGCTGAAGGAGCAGGGATAAGAAGGGGAGCGACCGCCCACAACATTCAGGGGGGTTGATCTGTGAGCCCGTTTCTTGGGGAAGTCCTCGGCACCGCGATCCTGATCCTGCTGGGCGACGGTGTCGTGGCCAACGTGCTGCTCAACCGGTCCAAGGGCCAGAACTCGGGGTGGATCGTGATCACCACGGGCTGGGCCCTGGCCGTGACCGTGGCGGTCTATGTGGTGGGACACGTCAGCGGTGCCCACATCAACCCGGCGGTGACCATCGCCCTGGCCTCCATCGGCCAGTTCGACTGGGCCCAGGTGCCGTCCTACATCATCGCCCAGTTGATCGGCGCCTTCCTGGGCGCGGTGCTGGTCTACGTGACCTACCTGCCCCACTGGGGCATCACCGACGATCCCGAACTCAAGCTGGCGGTCTTCTCGACAGGGCCGGCGGTGCGCAGCCCCGCCGCCAACCTGGTGACGGAGATCATCGGCACGGCGGCGCTGGTGCTGGGCATCCTGGGCATCGGCCACCCGGCCAACAACCTGGCGGGCGGCCTCAACCCCTTGCTGGTGGGCTTCCTGGTCTGGGC is part of the Thermaerobacter subterraneus DSM 13965 genome and harbors:
- a CDS encoding glycerol-3-phosphate responsive antiterminator; protein product: MGDTEMDGAPRVSSRQALNRYPIIPAVRREEDLDAALGSPAGALFLLSASLLTLPRVIERCRAAGKAVFVHYDLVEGLAGDRSGVEFLARYARPDGIITTRSTVTRYSLEAGLETILRIFALDSAAVATAVQVIRRTQPGAVEVLPASLPAWVFAEIRTVHGGPLVAGGLVRVLPDIKKVLAAGATAVSTSSPALWGGLESG
- the pstA gene encoding phosphate ABC transporter permease PstA encodes the protein MMQPAENAHPFAPDPVLRRRVVADRVLRWLPVLATGIVLVSLVIVMAYVVREGMAAISWEFLTSLPGAVTDQGGGVGNGIVGTLIVVLVASLVAVPVGILAGIYLAEFGDGRLGTLLRFLTEVLSGVPSIVVGLFIYGLVVLRTGTFSALAGSIALAVIMLPLVTRTTEEMLRLVPGAVREAGLALGISPWKVTLRIVLPAAAGGVLTGVMLAVARIAGETAPLLFTALNNNFWSWRLDQPIATLSVQVFTFALTPFENAQQKAWGGAFILITLVLALNIVARTLVARRQGGGTN
- the pstB gene encoding phosphate ABC transporter ATP-binding protein PstB, whose product is MESSIKLSVHGLSAWYGDRKVLHGVSLEVGAKAITAIIGPSGCGKSTLIRCLNRMHEVVPGARVEGSVYVDGADIYAPGVDPVMVRRRIGMVFQRPTPFPTMSIFDNVASGLRLGGRLPKPQIAERVEQALRAAALWDEVKDRLNAPATALSGGQQQRLCIARALAVDPDVLLLDEPTSALDPAATARIEDLVTELKQRYTIVIVTHNMQQAARVADRTAFFLNGELIEYGPTSAIFTRPRDKRTEDYITGRFG
- a CDS encoding MIP/aquaporin family protein, whose translation is MSPFLGEVLGTAILILLGDGVVANVLLNRSKGQNSGWIVITTGWALAVTVAVYVVGHVSGAHINPAVTIALASIGQFDWAQVPSYIIAQLIGAFLGAVLVYVTYLPHWGITDDPELKLAVFSTGPAVRSPAANLVTEIIGTAALVLGILGIGHPANNLAGGLNPLLVGFLVWAIGLSLGGPTGYAINPARDLGPRIAHAVLPIPGKGSSDWGYAWIPVVGPVIGGIVGAVLFQSLFG
- the phoU gene encoding phosphate signaling complex protein PhoU, translated to MARVSYHAELDALRRDLLRMGTQVEEGIRLAVESLKERNAEKAHRVLALEDEVDRMELDIERRCLNLIALQQPMAGDLRQIGMTLKVITDLERMADHAHDIAKVTLRLGDEPLIKPLVDIPRMAEVAEKMVRDGLKAFVEGDVELARAMVARDDELDHLFNQIFRELLMIMREKPGTVDQATQLLMVGSHLERIGDHATNLAEWVIYLVTGVRQELND
- a CDS encoding arsenate reductase ArsC produces the protein MFLCTGNSARSQMAEGLARSLLGGTWEVYSAGLDPKGVHPLAVRAMDEIGIDIRAQSSKPIDPALLDRMDLIVTLCDDAAERCPVTPPHVRRLHWSLPDPSAVEGTEEQRLAAFRRVRDELLRRIRQALLPPGRPGLAPGVGDGGEEE